One segment of Rosa chinensis cultivar Old Blush chromosome 6, RchiOBHm-V2, whole genome shotgun sequence DNA contains the following:
- the LOC112173715 gene encoding TMV resistance protein N isoform X1: MSTESSSPPRWKYDVFLSFRGVDTRKAFTDHLYTALDHQGITTFRDDPELHKGEAISPALSAAIEESRFALIVLSQNYASSTWCLDELVRIIECMKVRETVLPIFYYVDPSDVRKQTGSFGEAFANHEERFRDDKEKVRRWRYALTEVASFSGWNSKEWYESKLIRDIVEVIWTKLQPTSFSYAENLVGIYSRLQPVNLLLGAGVDDVRFIGIWGMGGIGKTTMVRAVYERISCQFEFSFLLTDVRDSVEKSGLLNLQKQLLSGIWTKKADISDLHEGATIIRRLLGHKKVLLILDDVTHLSHLKYLAGNQEWFGSGSRVLITTRNEHLLIEHGVERRLKVEGFDDEDSLHLFSWKAFKRGYPEEDFLDLSKSVINYAKGLPLALEVLGSFLHGRDLSEWNSALRKLGRVCNIEIFDILKTSYDGLDDEEKKIFLDISCFFCGEDKDRVTEVLISCDVSAIIGIKVLSERSLLTVLHGRLRMHNLIQEMGWEIVRRESPDEPGRRSRLWLPQDVKHVVTKNTGTEAIEGIILDSTELGVTLRVNAKSFLMMNRLRYLVIKNGNLPNGLECLPDSLRILNWTGYPSKSLPLHFNPEKLLELNMCHSCIEHFPLKIEPSDNLKTVRLSNSLNLVNTPNFKDMPNLEVLFLDGCTRLYEVDPGVEVLGKLTMLNLKDCKNLVHFASSVCGLKSLKVLNLSGCSKLKKLPNDMGHLESLVEVDASGTSIRELPCSIGMLEGLVSMSLRDCNHLVCLPSSVGGLKALKCLNLSGCSKLDKLPDELGLVACLEKLDVSGSGIGEVPSSVGLLKNLKELSLRGCKGRSRKSWNMMFNRFQLFQQLFRKRSHIPAGLSLPSLSGLHSLTHLDLSDCNLSEIPGDIGCLSLLTYLYMSNNQFVRLPESIGQLSRLEVLHLDWCRKLQTLPELRTGLWVNISNCISLDTLSNQIGRVSSVNCFKMVENESCKSTALSLLTRYMKFQHWTSSGYTRKFSNFHFVAPGDEIPKWYNHQSMGSLMTVELHPGWFTNKWIGFAFCVVFRIFKAPPPLLWRDTYCSLKANGKSCGYVSLGFGGKSGQPMSDHIWFGCWYRDHNFHSHEWQDIYYQLEFSFELVDGEKDMDFFFTEVHSAMDGEVKKCGVRMIYEEDVEEQGNTKRGLQHYDDDDAASSSTATGSSQEEEEEPHPKRFKRLELDGAGPSDQKHD; encoded by the exons ATGAGCACAGAGAGCTCTTCACCTCCTCGGTGGAAATATGATGTCTTTTTGAGTTTTAGAGGCGTGGATACTCGAAAGGCTTTTACAGACCATTTATACACTGCATTGGACCATCAAGGAATCACAACTTTCAGGGATGATCCTGAACTTCACAAAGGGGAAGCTATTTCTCCAGCACTTTCTGCTGCAATTGAAGAATCAAGATTTGCCCTCATTGTTCTCTCACAAAATTATGCATCGTCAACGTGGTGCTTAGATGAACTTGTAAGAATTATTGAATGCATGAAAGTAAGAGAAACAGTGCTGCCAATATTCTATTACGTTGATCCCTCTGATGTACGAAAGCAAACAGGGAGTTTTGGAGAAGCCTTTGCTAATCATGAAGAAAGGTTTAGGGATGACAAAGAAAAAGTGCGAAGGTGGAGATATGCTTTAACTGAAGTGGCAAGTTTCTCTGGGTGGAATTCAAAGGAATG GTATGAATCAAAGCTCATTAGAGATATTGTTGAAGTAATATGGACAAAACTGCAACCTACATCATTCAGTTATGCAGAAAATCTAGTTGGAATTTACTCAAGATTGCAGCCAGTCAATTTGCTTTTAGGTGCAGGGGTGGATGACGTCCGCTTCATTGGGATATGGGGAATGGGCGGGATTGGTAAGACAACTATGGTAAGAGCGGTGTATGAGAGAATCTCTTGTCAATTTGAATTTAGTTTCCTTCTTACCGATGTTAGAGACTCTGTTGAAAAAAGTGGTCTACTTAATCTACAAAAGCAACTTCTCTCTGGGATTTGGACAAAAAAGGCAGACATATCAGACCTTCATGAAGGAGCCACCATAATAAGGAGGTTGTTAGGTCACAAAAAAGTTCTTCtcattcttgatgatgtgacCCATTTAAGCCATTTGAAATATTTGGCAGGAAACCAAGAGTGGTTTGGTTCAGGGAGTAGAGTTCTCATCACAACTAGAAATGAGCATTTATTGATCGAACATGGAGTGGAGAGAAGATTGAAGGTTGAGGGATTTGATGATGAGGATTCTCTTCATCTTTTCAGCTGGAAAGCATTCAAAAGAGGTTACCCTGAAGAAGATTTTCTTGATTTGTCTAAATCTGTCATAAATTATGCCAAAGGTCTCCCTTTAGCTCTTGAAGTACTGGGCTCTTTTTTGCATGGAAGAGATCTAAGTGAATGGAATAGTGCATTGAGAAAACTAGGAAGAGTTTGTAACATAGAAATTTTTGATATACTCAAAACAAGTTATGATGGTCTAgatgatgaagagaagaaaatattccTAGACATTTCATGCTTCTTTTGTGGAGAGGACAAAGATAGAGTAACAGAAGTACTGATCAGTTGCGATGTTTCTGCGATTATTGGAATAAAAGTTCTTAGTGAAAGATCTCTCTTGACTGTTTTACATGGAAGACTACGGATGCACAATTTGATCCAAGAAATGGGTTGGGAAATTGTCCGCCGGGAATCTCCTGATGAGCCAGGCAGGCGCAGTAGGTTATGGCTTCCTCAAGACGTCAAACATGTCGTGACCAAAAATACT GGAACAGAAGCAATAGAAGGCATTATTCTGGACTCAACTGAGCTTGGAGTAACGCTGAGGGTAAATGCTAAATCCTTTTTGATGATGAACAGATTGAGGTACCTTGTCATTAAGAATGGGAACCTACCGAATGGGCTTGAATGTCTTCCTGATAGTTTACGGATTCTTAACTGGACCGGGTATCCCTCGAAATCTCTCCCGTTGCATTTCAACCCTGAGAAGCTACTAGAACTTAACATGTGCCATAGTTGCATTGAACATTTTCCGTTGAAAATAGAG CCTTCAGACAATCTGAAAACCGTTAGACTCAGCAACTCATTGAATCTTGTCAACACCCCAAACTTTAAAGATATGCCAAATCTTGAGGTTCTGTTTCTAGATGGTTGTACAAGATTATATGAGGTTGACCCAGGAGTTGAAGTGCTTGGAAAACTTACGATGCTGAACTTAAAAGATTGCAAGAATCTCGTGCATTTTGCAAGCAGCGTGTGTGGCTTAAAATCTCTCAAAGTTCTTAATCTTTCTGGTTGCTCAAAGCTTAAAAAACTACCGAATGACATGGGTCATTTAGAAAGTTTGGTCGAGGTTGATGCAAGTGGAACTTCTATACGAGAACTACCCTGCTCTATTGGCATGCTTGAAGGACTTGTTTCTATGTCCTTGAGAGATTGCAATCATCTGGTGTGTCTTCCAAGCAGTGTAGGTGGCTTAAAAGCTCTCAAATGTCTCAATCTTTCTGGTTGCTCAAAGCTTGATAAATTGCCCGATGAGTTGGGTCTTGTTGCATGTTTGGAGAAGCTTGATGTGAGTGGAAGTGGCATAGGAGAAGTGCCCTCCTCTGTTGGTCTTTTGAAAAACCTCAAAGAATTATCTCTTCGTGGATGTAAGGGACGGTCACGTAAATCATGGAATATGATGTTCAACCGTTTTCAGTTATTCCAACAGTTATTCCGAAAAAGAAGTCACATTCCGGCAGGATTGTCGTTGCCCAGTTTGTCTGGTTTGCATTCATTAACCCACTTGGATCTAAGTGACTGCAATCTTTCTGAAATCCCCGGTGATATTGGATGCTTGTCCTTGTTAACATATTTATATATGAGCAATAATCAATTTGTTAGACTACCTGAGAGCATCGGCCAACTCTCTAGACTTGAAGTTCTTCACTTGGATTGGTGCCGCAAGCTTCAGACATTGCCAGAGCTTCGAACTGGTTTATGGGTAAACATCAGCAACTGCATTTCATTAGACACATTGTCCAATCAAATAGGAAGAGTGTCGAGTGTTAACTGTTTCAAAATGGTGGAGAATGAAAGCTGTAAGAGTACAGCACTTTCATTGCTAACACGCTACATGAAGTTTCAACATTGGACTTCTTCCGGATATACCCGTAAATTCAGTAATTTTCACTTTGTTGCTCCTGGAGATGAAATTCCAAAGTGGTACAATCACCAGAGTATGGGGTCTTTGATGACTGTAGAGTTGCATCCGGGTTGGTTTACTAACAAGTGGATCGGGTTCGCATTCTGTGTCGTTTTTAGAATCTTCAAAGCACCCCCGCCTTTGCTTTGGCGGGACACTTATTGCTCATTGAAGGCCAACGGAAAATCCTGTGGTTATGTTTCTCTAGGTTTTGGGGGAAAGTCGGGTCAACCAATGTCGGATCACATTTGGTTCGGCTGTTGGTACCGCGATCATAACTTTCATTCTCATGAGTGGCAGGATATCTACTATCAGCTTGAATTCTCATTTGAATTGGTCGATGGAGAAAAGGATATGGATTTCTTTTTTACCGAAGTCCACAGTGCAATGGATGGGGAAGTGAAGAAGTGTGGGGTCCGCATGATATATGAGGAAGATGTGGAGGAGCAGGGAAATACCAAGCGAGGCCTTCAACACtacgatgatgatgatgcagcATCTAGTAGTACTGCAACTGGTTCAAgtcaggaagaggaagaagaacctCATCCAAAAAGATTTAAACGACTCGAGCTTGACGGTGCAGGACCTAGTGACCAGAAACATGAttaa
- the LOC112173715 gene encoding TMV resistance protein N isoform X2, translating to MSTESSSPPRWKYDVFLSFRGVDTRKAFTDHLYTALDHQGITTFRDDPELHKGEAISPALSAAIEESRFALIVLSQNYASSTWCLDELVRIIECMKVRETVLPIFYYVDPSDVRKQTGSFGEAFANHEERFRDDKEKVRRWRYALTEVASFSGWNSKEWYESKLIRDIVEVIWTKLQPTSFSYAENLVGIYSRLQPVNLLLGAGVDDVRFIGIWGMGGIGKTTMVRAVYERISCQFEFSFLLTDVRDSVEKSGLLNLQKQLLSGIWTKKADISDLHEGATIIRRLLGHKKVLLILDDVTHLSHLKYLAGNQEWFGSGSRVLITTRNEHLLIEHGVERRLKVEELNDEDSLLLFSRKAFKKGCPEEDFLDLSKSFINYAKGLPLALKVLGSFLYGRDLSEWNSALRKLRTVCNLEIFDILKTSYDGLDDEEKKIFLDISCFFCGEEKDRVTKVLISCDVSAIIGIKVLTERSLLTVLHGRLWMHDLLQEMGREIVRRESTNEPGRRSRLWLFEDVKHVLTKNTGTEAIEGIILDSTELGVTLRVNAKSFLMMNRLRYLVIKNGNLPNGLECLPDSLRILNWTGYPSKSLPLHFNPEKLLELNMCHSCIEHFPLKIEPSDNLKTVRLSNSLNLVNTPNFKDMPNLEVLFLDGCTRLYEVDPGVEVLGKLTMLNLKDCKNLVHFASSVCGLKSLKVLNLSGCSKLKKLPNDMGHLESLVEVDASGTSIRELPCSIGMLEGLVSMSLRDCNHLVCLPSSVGGLKALKCLNLSGCSKLDKLPDELGLVACLEKLDVSGSGIGEVPSSVGLLKNLKELSLRGCKGRSRKSWNMMFNRFQLFQQLFRKRSHIPAGLSLPSLSGLHSLTHLDLSDCNLSEIPGDIGCLSLLTYLYMSNNQFVRLPESIGQLSRLEVLHLDWCRKLQTLPELRTGLWVNISNCISLDTLSNQIGRVSSVNCFKMVENESCKSTALSLLTRYMKFQHWTSSGYTRKFSNFHFVAPGDEIPKWYNHQSMGSLMTVELHPGWFTNKWIGFAFCVVFRIFKAPPPLLWRDTYCSLKANGKSCGYVSLGFGGKSGQPMSDHIWFGCWYRDHNFHSHEWQDIYYQLEFSFELVDGEKDMDFFFTEVHSAMDGEVKKCGVRMIYEEDVEEQGNTKRGLQHYDDDDAASSSTATGSSQEEEEEPHPKRFKRLELDGAGPSDQKHD from the exons ATGAGCACAGAGAGCTCTTCACCTCCTCGGTGGAAATATGATGTCTTTTTGAGTTTTAGAGGCGTGGATACTCGAAAGGCTTTTACAGACCATTTATACACTGCATTGGACCATCAAGGAATCACAACTTTCAGGGATGATCCTGAACTTCACAAAGGGGAAGCTATTTCTCCAGCACTTTCTGCTGCAATTGAAGAATCAAGATTTGCCCTCATTGTTCTCTCACAAAATTATGCATCGTCAACGTGGTGCTTAGATGAACTTGTAAGAATTATTGAATGCATGAAAGTAAGAGAAACAGTGCTGCCAATATTCTATTACGTTGATCCCTCTGATGTACGAAAGCAAACAGGGAGTTTTGGAGAAGCCTTTGCTAATCATGAAGAAAGGTTTAGGGATGACAAAGAAAAAGTGCGAAGGTGGAGATATGCTTTAACTGAAGTGGCAAGTTTCTCTGGGTGGAATTCAAAGGAATG GTATGAATCAAAGCTCATTAGAGATATTGTTGAAGTAATATGGACAAAACTGCAACCTACATCATTCAGTTATGCAGAAAATCTAGTTGGAATTTACTCAAGATTGCAGCCAGTCAATTTGCTTTTAGGTGCAGGGGTGGATGACGTCCGCTTCATTGGGATATGGGGAATGGGCGGGATTGGTAAGACAACTATGGTAAGAGCGGTGTATGAGAGAATCTCTTGTCAATTTGAATTTAGTTTCCTTCTTACCGATGTTAGAGACTCTGTTGAAAAAAGTGGTCTACTTAATCTACAAAAGCAACTTCTCTCTGGGATTTGGACAAAAAAGGCAGACATATCAGACCTTCATGAAGGAGCCACCATAATAAGGAGGTTGTTAGGTCACAAAAAAGTTCTTCtcattcttgatgatgtgacCCATTTAAGCCATTTGAAATATTTGGCAGGAAACCAAGAGTGGTTTGGTTCAGGGAGTAGAGTTCTCATCACAACTAGAAATGAGCATTTATTGATCGAACATGGAGTGGAGAGAAGATTGAAG GTTGAGGAACTTAATGATGAGGATTCTCTTCTGCTTTTCAGCCGGAAAGCATTCAAAAAAGGTTGCCCTGAAGAAGATTTTCTTGATTTGTCTAAATCTTTCATAAATTATGCCAAAGGTCTCCCTTTAGCTCTTAAAGTACTGGGCTCTTTTTTGTATGGAAGAGATCTAAGTGAATGGAACAGTGCATTGAGAAAACTAAGAACAGTTTGTAACTTGGAAATTTTTGACATACTTAAGACTAGCTACGATGGTCTAgatgatgaagagaagaaaatattccTAGACATTTCATGCTTCTTttgtggagaagaaaaagatcgAGTAACAAAAGTACTGATCAGTTGTGATGTTTCTGCGATTATTGGAATAAAAGTTCTTACCGAAAGATCTCTCTTGACTGTTTTGCATGGAAGACTATGGATGCACGATTTGCTCCAAGAAATGGGTCGGGAAATTGTCCGCCGGGAATCTACTAATGAGCCAGGCAGGCGCAGTAGGTTATGGCTTTTTGAAGACGTCAAGCATGTCTTGACCAAAAATACT GGAACAGAAGCAATAGAAGGCATTATTCTGGACTCAACTGAGCTTGGAGTAACGCTGAGGGTAAATGCTAAATCCTTTTTGATGATGAACAGATTGAGGTACCTTGTCATTAAGAATGGGAACCTACCGAATGGGCTTGAATGTCTTCCTGATAGTTTACGGATTCTTAACTGGACCGGGTATCCCTCGAAATCTCTCCCGTTGCATTTCAACCCTGAGAAGCTACTAGAACTTAACATGTGCCATAGTTGCATTGAACATTTTCCGTTGAAAATAGAG CCTTCAGACAATCTGAAAACCGTTAGACTCAGCAACTCATTGAATCTTGTCAACACCCCAAACTTTAAAGATATGCCAAATCTTGAGGTTCTGTTTCTAGATGGTTGTACAAGATTATATGAGGTTGACCCAGGAGTTGAAGTGCTTGGAAAACTTACGATGCTGAACTTAAAAGATTGCAAGAATCTCGTGCATTTTGCAAGCAGCGTGTGTGGCTTAAAATCTCTCAAAGTTCTTAATCTTTCTGGTTGCTCAAAGCTTAAAAAACTACCGAATGACATGGGTCATTTAGAAAGTTTGGTCGAGGTTGATGCAAGTGGAACTTCTATACGAGAACTACCCTGCTCTATTGGCATGCTTGAAGGACTTGTTTCTATGTCCTTGAGAGATTGCAATCATCTGGTGTGTCTTCCAAGCAGTGTAGGTGGCTTAAAAGCTCTCAAATGTCTCAATCTTTCTGGTTGCTCAAAGCTTGATAAATTGCCCGATGAGTTGGGTCTTGTTGCATGTTTGGAGAAGCTTGATGTGAGTGGAAGTGGCATAGGAGAAGTGCCCTCCTCTGTTGGTCTTTTGAAAAACCTCAAAGAATTATCTCTTCGTGGATGTAAGGGACGGTCACGTAAATCATGGAATATGATGTTCAACCGTTTTCAGTTATTCCAACAGTTATTCCGAAAAAGAAGTCACATTCCGGCAGGATTGTCGTTGCCCAGTTTGTCTGGTTTGCATTCATTAACCCACTTGGATCTAAGTGACTGCAATCTTTCTGAAATCCCCGGTGATATTGGATGCTTGTCCTTGTTAACATATTTATATATGAGCAATAATCAATTTGTTAGACTACCTGAGAGCATCGGCCAACTCTCTAGACTTGAAGTTCTTCACTTGGATTGGTGCCGCAAGCTTCAGACATTGCCAGAGCTTCGAACTGGTTTATGGGTAAACATCAGCAACTGCATTTCATTAGACACATTGTCCAATCAAATAGGAAGAGTGTCGAGTGTTAACTGTTTCAAAATGGTGGAGAATGAAAGCTGTAAGAGTACAGCACTTTCATTGCTAACACGCTACATGAAGTTTCAACATTGGACTTCTTCCGGATATACCCGTAAATTCAGTAATTTTCACTTTGTTGCTCCTGGAGATGAAATTCCAAAGTGGTACAATCACCAGAGTATGGGGTCTTTGATGACTGTAGAGTTGCATCCGGGTTGGTTTACTAACAAGTGGATCGGGTTCGCATTCTGTGTCGTTTTTAGAATCTTCAAAGCACCCCCGCCTTTGCTTTGGCGGGACACTTATTGCTCATTGAAGGCCAACGGAAAATCCTGTGGTTATGTTTCTCTAGGTTTTGGGGGAAAGTCGGGTCAACCAATGTCGGATCACATTTGGTTCGGCTGTTGGTACCGCGATCATAACTTTCATTCTCATGAGTGGCAGGATATCTACTATCAGCTTGAATTCTCATTTGAATTGGTCGATGGAGAAAAGGATATGGATTTCTTTTTTACCGAAGTCCACAGTGCAATGGATGGGGAAGTGAAGAAGTGTGGGGTCCGCATGATATATGAGGAAGATGTGGAGGAGCAGGGAAATACCAAGCGAGGCCTTCAACACtacgatgatgatgatgcagcATCTAGTAGTACTGCAACTGGTTCAAgtcaggaagaggaagaagaacctCATCCAAAAAGATTTAAACGACTCGAGCTTGACGGTGCAGGACCTAGTGACCAGAAACATGAttaa